A section of the Tenrec ecaudatus isolate mTenEca1 chromosome 15, mTenEca1.hap1, whole genome shotgun sequence genome encodes:
- the LOC142427626 gene encoding LOW QUALITY PROTEIN: uncharacterized protein LOC142427626 (The sequence of the model RefSeq protein was modified relative to this genomic sequence to represent the inferred CDS: substituted 1 base at 1 genomic stop codon), whose protein sequence is MKFPECEQSRLLKSQWIQHQESDAIEKSHTADKCGTSFIEESVLYEQRITDTLDKNYECSQCGQNFKKVFKLNEHYQKSHERQKLYQCLQCGKTFKSGSYLKGHQESHVAGMSYICSECGKDFTRKGDLTAHQQTHTAEKPHVCSEYGKGFIQKTHLRTHTGEKPHVCDECGKAFLWKYNLTVHQRTHTGERPYVCDECGKAFNCKNGLTVHQRTHTGEKPYVCGACGKGFIQKIHFKAHLQTHTGEKPHVCGECGKGFIQKTHLKTHLRTHTGEKPHVCSECGKTFNWKNELTVHQRTHTGEKPYVCDECGKTFIGKSALLYHQRTHTGEKPHVCDECGKAFNWKSRLTLHQRNHTGEKPYVCDQCGKAFTGKTSLTYHQRTHTGEKPHVCDKCGKAFIGKTALTYHQRTHTGEKPYECGECGKAFIGKTALTYHQRTHTGEKPYECGECGKAFIGKTSLTYHQRIHTGEXPNVCN, encoded by the coding sequence atgaaattccctgagtgtgaacagtCCAGGCTTCTGAAGTCACAGTGGATTCAACATCAGGAATCTGATGCAATTGAGAAATCACACACAGCTGATAAATGTGGGACATCCTTCATCGAGGAGTCTGTGCTCTATGAGCAACGGATCACTGATACACTAGATAAGaactatgaatgcagtcagtgtggacaAAACTTCAAGaaagtgttcaaactcaatgaacattatcaaaaaagtcatgaaagaCAAAAGCTATATCAAtgtttgcaatgtgggaaaactttcaaaagtgggtcatacctcaagggacatcaggaatctcatgtggcaggaatgtcctatatatgcagtgaatgtgggaaagactTCACCAGGAAgggtgatctcactgctcatcagcaaactcatactgcagagaaaccccatgtatgtagtgaatatgggaaaggcttcattcagaaaactCATCTACGGACtcatacaggagaaaaaccccatgtatgtgatgaatgtggaaaagcgttTCTCTGGAAGTACAATCTCACTgtccatcagcgaactcatactggagagagaccctatgtatgtgatgaatgtggaaaagcctttaactGTAAGAATgggctcactgttcatcagcgaactcatactggagagaaaccctatgtatgtggtgcatgtggcaaaggcttcattcagaaaatacattttaaagctcatctacaaactcatactggagagaaaccccatgtatgtggtgaatgtggcaaaggcttcattcagaaaacacatctgaaaactcatctacgaactcatacaggagagaaaccccatgtatgtagtgaatgtggaaaaacctttaacTGGAAGAAcgagctcactgttcatcagcgaactcatactggagagaaaccttatgtatgtgatgaatgtggaaaaacatTTATTGGGAAATCTGCTCTCCtttatcatcagcgaactcatactggagaaaaaccccatgtatgtgatgaatgtggaaaagccttcaacTGGAAGAGCAGGCTCACTCTTCATCAGAGaaatcatactggagagaaaccctatgtatgtgatcaatgtggcaaagcctttactgggaagacttctctcacttatcatcagcgaactcatactggagaaaaaccccatgtatgtgataaatgtggcaaagcctttatcgggaagactgctctcacttatcatcagcgaactcatactggagagaaaccctatgaatgtggtgaatgtggcaaagcctttatcgggaagactgctctcacttatcatcagcgaactcatactggagagaaaccctatgaatgtggtgaatgtggaaaagcttttatcgggaagacttctctcacttaccatcagcgaattcatactggagagtaACCCAATGTATGTAattaa